A window of the Mucilaginibacter sp. cycad4 genome harbors these coding sequences:
- a CDS encoding ATP-dependent DNA helicase RecQ — MIIEEILKQYWNHDTFRPMQAEIIQSVLLGNDTLALLPTGGGKSVCFQVPALAKEGVCIVISPLVALMKDQVENLRAKGINAISIVSGMGRREIDLALDNCIYGSVKFLYLSPERLLSELVRERVKYMKVNLFAIDEAHCISQWGYDFRPPYLHIADLRKLHPNVPVLALTATATADVKADIQEKLKFKNPVVYQQSFERRNISYVVQHEEDKFRKMLNIVRSVKGSGIVYVRSRKETFEIAKFLTDNGIRADYYNAGLTIDQRAEKQEAWKNNRVQVIVATNAFGMGIDKPDVRFVIHKDIPESLEAYYQEAGRGGRDGNKAFGVLLYTPADKLKQEKMYELNFPSVEEIKQVYHNLANYYQVAYEAGEGLSFDLDLGEFCSRFKLDAIKTLNALKFLERDEYLAFNESVFLPSRFQFEVVNEQLYNFQIQNAGWDPFIKTLLRSYGGAFENYVRIKEFDIARRTGLSVQQVIEGMLQLQQYGLLSYMQQTDKPQVTYLKPRVQGSHLIIDRKYIEQRKEVYRQKMEAVFAYAIHKRCRSQMLLAYFDEPDGRKCGVCDVCLEEKRRVNQDEIFDNITTEIVQLLSISNPDIGGLITGINIGTEKEKMEAVRLLLDAGKIKTDGEAYYLS, encoded by the coding sequence ATGATAATCGAAGAAATATTAAAACAGTACTGGAACCATGATACCTTCAGACCTATGCAGGCCGAGATCATCCAATCTGTTTTATTGGGGAACGATACATTGGCGCTTTTGCCCACCGGCGGCGGAAAATCAGTTTGTTTCCAGGTGCCGGCATTGGCTAAAGAGGGTGTATGCATTGTGATATCACCGCTTGTTGCCCTGATGAAAGACCAGGTTGAAAACTTGCGGGCCAAAGGGATCAATGCCATATCCATAGTATCGGGCATGGGGCGCCGTGAGATAGACCTGGCGCTGGATAATTGCATTTACGGGTCGGTGAAATTCCTGTACCTGTCGCCTGAGCGCCTATTAAGCGAGCTGGTGCGTGAACGGGTAAAGTACATGAAAGTGAACCTGTTTGCCATTGATGAGGCGCATTGTATCTCGCAGTGGGGCTATGATTTCAGGCCGCCGTATTTGCATATCGCCGATTTAAGGAAACTACACCCGAATGTGCCGGTGCTTGCACTCACGGCTACAGCAACGGCTGATGTTAAGGCCGATATCCAGGAAAAACTAAAATTCAAGAACCCGGTAGTTTATCAGCAAAGTTTTGAACGGCGCAATATCAGCTATGTGGTGCAGCATGAGGAAGATAAGTTCCGGAAAATGCTGAATATTGTACGCAGCGTTAAGGGAAGCGGCATTGTATATGTACGGAGCAGAAAAGAAACGTTTGAGATAGCAAAGTTCCTGACAGATAACGGCATAAGGGCTGATTATTATAACGCAGGACTGACTATTGATCAGCGTGCCGAAAAGCAGGAGGCCTGGAAAAATAACCGGGTACAGGTTATTGTAGCTACCAATGCTTTTGGCATGGGGATAGATAAGCCGGATGTAAGGTTTGTGATCCATAAGGATATCCCTGAAAGCCTGGAAGCTTACTACCAGGAGGCCGGTCGGGGCGGGCGCGATGGTAACAAGGCGTTTGGGGTATTGCTATATACCCCTGCCGACAAGCTTAAGCAGGAAAAGATGTATGAACTTAATTTTCCATCTGTTGAGGAGATTAAGCAGGTATACCATAACCTGGCCAATTACTACCAGGTAGCCTATGAGGCCGGCGAGGGACTGAGCTTTGATCTTGACCTCGGCGAATTTTGCAGCCGCTTTAAGCTCGATGCTATTAAAACGCTTAACGCCCTTAAGTTTTTGGAGCGCGACGAATACCTGGCTTTTAACGAGAGCGTATTTTTGCCCTCGCGTTTCCAGTTTGAGGTAGTTAACGAACAATTATACAACTTCCAGATCCAGAACGCAGGCTGGGATCCATTCATCAAAACCCTGCTGCGTTCCTACGGAGGCGCGTTTGAGAATTATGTGCGCATTAAGGAGTTTGATATTGCAAGGCGAACAGGCTTAAGCGTTCAGCAGGTTATTGAAGGGATGTTACAATTGCAGCAATATGGCTTGTTAAGCTATATGCAGCAAACCGATAAACCCCAGGTTACTTACTTAAAGCCGCGTGTACAAGGAAGTCATCTCATTATCGATAGGAAATATATTGAGCAGCGCAAGGAGGTTTACCGTCAAAAAATGGAAGCGGTTTTTGCCTACGCTATTCATAAACGGTGCCGGAGCCAGATGTTGCTGGCTTACTTTGACGAGCCTGATGGCCGCAAGTGTGGCGTCTGCGATGTTTGTCTTGAAGAAAAACGCCGGGTAAACCAGGACGAGATCTTC
- a CDS encoding alpha/beta hydrolase-fold protein, whose protein sequence is MMKKIIFCAFLLFGQKFLLFSQVKISFFTGKIVAPKSPPEHLFLAGDFNGWNPADRAWELLKTPDGSYVLKKDLPVGIIHFKVTRGSWNTVECDAAGKAIDNRDLIIKRDTGVKLDIAGWQDNFAQPEKKHTATARVHIISENFEMPQLGRQRRVWIYLPAGYDADKKQYPVIYMHDGQNLFDEYTSSYGEWGIDELMDKIPARQECIIVGIDHGGEYRIPEYDPYNSKYGEGRGDDYVQFLMKELKPYIDTHYRTQSDAAHTTIAGSSMGGLISMYAALKYPEVFGNAGVFSPAFWIAPQIYDQAQQANVSKMSRFYFVCGDAESESMVADMQKMADIVKAKGISASNAPVTVIKGASHNEKQWNGDWPGFYKWLMGF, encoded by the coding sequence ATGATGAAAAAAATAATTTTCTGCGCGTTTTTGCTTTTTGGCCAAAAATTTTTGCTTTTTAGCCAGGTGAAAATCTCCTTTTTTACCGGCAAAATTGTAGCACCGAAAAGCCCGCCTGAGCACCTGTTTCTGGCAGGTGATTTTAACGGCTGGAACCCTGCCGACAGGGCCTGGGAATTGCTCAAAACCCCGGATGGGAGTTATGTGTTAAAAAAAGACCTGCCGGTCGGGATTATCCATTTTAAAGTGACACGTGGCAGTTGGAACACAGTGGAATGCGATGCCGCCGGAAAGGCCATCGATAACCGTGACCTTATAATAAAAAGAGATACGGGCGTTAAACTTGATATAGCAGGCTGGCAAGACAATTTTGCACAACCCGAAAAGAAACATACGGCTACTGCCCGGGTACATATCATTAGCGAAAATTTTGAGATGCCGCAATTGGGCAGGCAACGCCGCGTTTGGATCTACCTGCCCGCCGGGTATGATGCAGACAAGAAGCAATACCCGGTAATTTATATGCATGACGGGCAAAACCTTTTTGATGAGTATACTTCCAGCTATGGCGAATGGGGCATTGACGAGCTTATGGATAAAATACCGGCTCGACAGGAATGCATTATTGTGGGTATTGATCACGGCGGCGAATATCGAATACCCGAATATGATCCGTATAACTCAAAATATGGTGAAGGTAGGGGAGATGATTATGTTCAATTTTTGATGAAGGAGCTTAAGCCATATATTGATACGCATTATCGTACGCAAAGTGATGCTGCGCACACAACAATTGCCGGCAGCTCAATGGGTGGGCTTATCTCCATGTATGCAGCACTTAAATACCCTGAGGTGTTTGGAAATGCCGGCGTATTTTCACCGGCGTTTTGGATTGCACCTCAAATTTATGACCAGGCCCAGCAGGCTAATGTAAGTAAAATGAGCCGGTTTTATTTTGTTTGCGGCGATGCTGAAAGCGAAAGCATGGTAGCCGATATGCAAAAAATGGCCGATATCGTAAAGGCCAAAGGGATAAGTGCTTCTAATGCGCCGGTAACAGTGATCAAAGGCGCATCGCACAACGAAAAGCAATGGAATGGTGACTGGCCGGGGTTTTATAAATGGTTGATGGGGTTTTAA
- a CDS encoding TonB-dependent receptor: MRKNYSKKYVLLCAFLMMSFMAFSQTGSIKGKVSDETNQPLPGATVTIDGTTIGSTTDPNGNYAINNVKAGTYTLSVKFIGYITIKKAVTVSGATVENFSLVPESKSLNEVVVIGYGTQRKKDLSGAITNVTAKDFQKGVITTPEQLIAGKVAGVSVISNSGAPGAGSTIRVRAGVSLAAGNDPLIVIDGVPIDRPRNGDGTSKIPGVADPLSLINPNDIESFSILKDASAAAIYGNRASNGVILITTKKGKSGKPVIDFSTQFSASKLNKYVDVLTGDQIRDYVNANGTAIQKSQLGTANTNWQKQIYQTGITTDNNISISGATKHLPYRVSAGYFDQTGILKTSSLQRFTGAINLSPSFFTDHLKVTLNAKGSQVKQRFANEGAIGSAVSFDPTKPVYSGSNRFGGYYEWLNDPSKPATSQLKGLATLNPLGLLEEQDNRSNVYRSIGNLQLDYKFHFLPELHANVNLGYDVSKGSGSVNIPDSAASNYNGFQDSKGITHRGQRNPYKGTQSNTIFEGYFSYAKDLKNIASHIDAVAGYSYQDFSTKNYYYGSYAFDGTERPGSNPNFNFDEPENRLISVYGRLNYVFQDKYILTGTVRRDGSSKFNPDKRFGTFPSVAFAWKLKQEQMFKGITALSDLKLRLGYGVTGQQDGIGNYDVISFYNLSGNAAQYQLGDILYNLYRPGGYYSQRTWEQTASSNAGLDFGFLDNRITGTLDFYYRKTSKLLNSIPQPAGTNFSNTIVANIGDLTSKGVELSLNADVIRSQDMNWSIGFNATYNTNKITRLTLAPDPSYPGVLTGGISGGTGNTIQINSVNYPRLSFYVYQQVYGTDGRPLDGVFVDRNKDGIINSSDLYRYKSSDPKAYFGLNSNFNYKKWSAGFSARASVGNYAYNNVEASSGTQLSVFNGIGILNNASTSLLQTGIVGSSDKMRLSDYYIQNASFIKMDNINLGYNFGKVFGNTGNLRVSANVQNVFTITKYKGLDPEVSSGIDNNFYPRPRTYVLGLNLSL, from the coding sequence ATGAGAAAAAATTACTCAAAAAAGTATGTTCTTCTTTGTGCTTTCCTGATGATGTCATTCATGGCGTTTTCACAAACCGGGAGTATTAAAGGAAAGGTATCTGACGAAACCAACCAGCCCCTCCCCGGTGCTACGGTTACTATCGATGGTACCACTATTGGTTCAACTACCGACCCTAATGGTAACTATGCCATTAACAATGTTAAAGCCGGTACTTATACCCTAAGCGTAAAATTTATCGGTTATATCACCATCAAAAAAGCAGTAACTGTTAGCGGTGCAACTGTCGAGAACTTCAGCCTCGTTCCCGAAAGCAAAAGCCTTAACGAGGTAGTGGTTATAGGTTACGGTACCCAGCGCAAAAAAGACCTTTCAGGCGCTATCACCAATGTAACCGCCAAAGATTTCCAAAAAGGCGTTATCACTACTCCCGAGCAATTAATTGCCGGTAAAGTTGCCGGTGTATCTGTCATATCAAACAGCGGTGCACCGGGCGCAGGTAGCACTATCCGCGTACGTGCCGGTGTATCACTTGCCGCGGGTAATGATCCGCTGATCGTAATTGATGGTGTCCCTATCGATCGCCCGCGTAATGGTGACGGCACATCGAAAATACCGGGCGTTGCAGACCCGTTAAGCTTAATTAACCCAAATGATATCGAATCTTTTTCCATACTGAAAGATGCGTCGGCTGCTGCCATTTATGGTAACAGGGCCTCAAACGGCGTTATATTGATCACTACTAAAAAGGGCAAAAGCGGTAAACCGGTTATAGATTTCAGCACGCAGTTTTCGGCAAGCAAGCTCAACAAGTATGTTGACGTGCTTACAGGCGATCAAATACGCGATTATGTGAATGCTAATGGCACAGCAATACAAAAATCACAGCTTGGCACAGCAAATACCAATTGGCAAAAGCAAATTTACCAAACAGGCATTACTACCGATAATAACATTAGTATATCAGGTGCAACCAAACACCTGCCTTATCGCGTCTCTGCCGGGTATTTTGACCAGACAGGCATTTTAAAAACCAGTTCATTACAACGGTTTACCGGCGCAATCAACTTAAGTCCAAGCTTTTTCACAGACCATTTGAAAGTGACGCTGAATGCCAAGGGCTCACAGGTTAAACAGCGGTTTGCAAATGAAGGTGCAATTGGTTCGGCAGTTAGCTTTGATCCTACCAAACCTGTTTACTCGGGCAGCAATCGTTTTGGTGGCTATTACGAATGGTTAAATGATCCATCAAAACCGGCCACAAGTCAGCTTAAAGGGTTAGCCACACTTAACCCACTGGGTTTACTTGAAGAGCAAGACAACCGCAGTAATGTTTATCGTAGTATAGGCAACCTCCAATTGGATTATAAATTTCACTTTTTACCCGAATTGCATGCAAATGTTAACTTAGGCTACGATGTATCTAAAGGCTCGGGCAGCGTGAACATTCCTGACAGTGCGGCTTCAAACTACAACGGATTTCAGGACAGTAAAGGGATCACTCACCGCGGCCAGCGAAACCCATATAAGGGCACACAATCAAATACTATATTTGAAGGTTACTTCAGCTATGCTAAAGATCTGAAAAATATCGCAAGTCATATCGATGCGGTTGCAGGCTATTCATACCAGGATTTTAGCACAAAAAATTACTATTACGGATCCTATGCATTTGACGGAACCGAAAGACCAGGCTCTAATCCAAACTTTAATTTTGATGAACCAGAAAACAGGCTGATATCTGTTTATGGCCGTTTAAATTACGTATTTCAAGATAAATATATCCTAACCGGTACTGTACGCCGGGATGGTTCATCAAAATTCAACCCCGACAAACGGTTCGGTACATTCCCTTCTGTAGCATTTGCCTGGAAACTGAAACAAGAGCAAATGTTTAAGGGGATAACCGCATTATCTGATCTTAAATTACGATTGGGCTATGGTGTAACCGGACAACAGGATGGTATTGGTAATTATGATGTAATATCATTTTATAATCTTAGCGGTAACGCCGCCCAATATCAGTTAGGCGATATTTTATACAATCTGTACCGTCCGGGCGGATACTATTCACAACGTACCTGGGAGCAAACAGCCTCATCAAACGCCGGGCTCGATTTTGGATTTCTTGACAACCGCATTACCGGTACCCTCGACTTTTATTACCGCAAAACATCAAAACTCCTAAACAGCATACCACAACCTGCAGGCACTAACTTTTCAAATACTATTGTGGCCAATATTGGCGATTTAACCAGTAAGGGTGTTGAATTAAGTCTTAATGCCGATGTGATCAGATCACAGGATATGAACTGGAGCATTGGTTTTAATGCTACCTATAATACCAATAAAATCACCCGGCTTACGCTGGCCCCTGATCCAAGCTATCCCGGGGTGTTAACAGGTGGCATATCAGGTGGTACCGGTAACACAATTCAAATCAATTCGGTTAATTATCCCCGCCTTTCTTTTTATGTGTATCAACAGGTTTACGGCACCGATGGCAGACCGCTTGACGGTGTTTTTGTGGACCGCAATAAGGATGGCATTATCAATAGCAGCGACCTTTACAGATATAAAAGTTCAGATCCTAAGGCTTACTTCGGTCTTAATTCAAACTTCAATTATAAAAAATGGTCGGCAGGTTTCTCAGCAAGGGCAAGTGTAGGTAATTATGCTTATAACAACGTAGAGGCAAGCTCGGGCACGCAATTAAGTGTATTTAACGGTATCGGAATATTGAACAACGCTTCTACAAGTTTGCTTCAAACTGGTATAGTGGGCTCTTCTGATAAGATGAGACTATCCGATTATTACATACAGAACGCGTCGTTTATAAAAATGGATAATATTAACCTGGGTTATAACTTTGGCAAAGTGTTTGGCAACACCGGCAATTTGCGTGTAAGTGCCAACGTACAAAACGTATTTACCATTACCAAATACAAAGGTCTCGACCCCGAAGTTAGTAGCGGTATCGATAACAACTTTTATCCAAGGCCGCGTACATATGTGTTAGGTTTAAACCTTTCGTTATAA